A window of Malania oleifera isolate guangnan ecotype guangnan chromosome 2, ASM2987363v1, whole genome shotgun sequence genomic DNA:
TGTGtagataaatgatgtgctcacaTCTGTCTTCAaccatgaagaccaactgaagttgagcataaCTTCAACTTCTCTGCAGTCACCACCTTCGTCAAGGCTGATCTGGTGGTCgtcaacttcacaactggtgcaaagatgtcgATGTAGTCAACTCCTTCCTTCTactcgaagcctttgactaccaactagACCTTGTAGTCAAtttcttccttctgctcgaaacctttgactaccaACTAGGCCTCGTACCTTCTGGAGCCATCCTGCTCCTCTTTAAtcttgtacacccacttgttgtgaagaacCTTCTTACCTTtaggcaactcagctagttcccacatTCTGTTGGAgatgagggacttcatctcgttcttcatcgcaagctcccacttgcttgtaTCTACCACcagacatgcttcatcatagcattcaggcTCTCATCCATTTGTAAGAAGTAAACAATCCATATACCTTTTATCTGGTACATTGGTGtcgtcaaacatctcgatctaTGAGCTCTTCTCGTTCGAAATCTCTATTCGccaatctagagatggaatcagcTCAAACGGACAACACCGTTGGATCCCGAACgatcgaaaaccttagaaatggttcaagtcgttcgaaAACCGACCAGAAATGGCTTCAAAAAGCACGGTCAAACTTCTGGTCAAAACGGTTAATTTCTGTTAAACTTAACGGAATATTCTCACGCCATTACTGACGACGTTTGCTGACATGGCACTGTAGGGCCCACCTGTTGACTTGGTATCGGGGCCCACCTGCTGACGTGGCTTGCGGACTCGGTGCTGATGTGGTGAGTTGACATCAGCGTCTTCGACCTCCAGACGCTCGCCGGTTGATTGATGGCGTGTGGGAGAGCGTGAGGCCACCTCCCGACGTGTGAGACGTCGCTTGGCCATTAGTGGCGTGTGTAGGCACGTGCGGTCTCGTCTGAGCTCCATTCGAGCTCCAGTTACCGCCGTTGGCTTCATCTCGACGAGAGGAACACGATGGTGGTCTCAAAACGCAATTTTGAGATACTCAAAAGAGGCTCCAATCCAGAgattttgctccaacctcgctctgataccaattattggggTGGATCTAGGAGCAATATTACACACGAGCAAAAATACACAAACAAGaatggaacaccagatttacgtggttcggtccaacctgacctatgtccacggagcacacacaaCTTCACTATAAACTAGAAGAATAATATAAGGAGGAGGAGCCACACTGCtcaactcaaatctctctctctctctcaccaaaaCTCTCTATTCCTCACTCTCTGCACACTCTGCACACAACACACCATACAACACTTTCTGCATACAAGAACTCTCTGTTCTTGCCACCCACACACACAGCCACACACAATTCTACATCTTGCCCCACTCACAACACAATTCTTGCAGACACGGTGTTCTACGCACACACAGAGCTCTGCACACAGCTCTctgctgcacacacacacagccacGCCCAATTCTACATCTTGCCCCACTcacaattacacacacacatcttCTTTATATAGCCTTTAAAGGGGGGTGTATTTCAAATAGGGTGGGCAGGGTTGGTGGCTGCATTTCAACCATGGTAGGCAAGGTTGGTGGAGGGCTGCTGGTCTCCTCTGCAAAATCAACATAAGCTGTTGGGGTTGGTGGCTTCCGTCTCCACCTATGGCGCACAACTCAATATATTCTGAGAAAAAGAGAAATGAGAAAGCATCAAGAATCTAGCCTGCAGCTGGGATTAGCTCTGTGAATAGGAAGAGTGTTGTTCCCAAGAACCCGAGCCAACATTGTTCCAAGATacttgatttatttatttatttattttacactcTTGAGGGCATGCTGATTAATAATCAAATAACAGAGGCGCCCATCCTGAAAATCCCTTCCATGGAAGCAATatgacaagaaaagaaaaaaacactcTCTTGGCATTAACTTCATTAGACACTACCAGAGCTTCAAAAATGTTCACCAAATTAATTATCATTTGAGACTAGCTGTATTGATGAATGATCAGTCAATCCAACCCCAGACTAATATAATACATGAGAAGAAAAATCTGGACAATAGTAAGAATATAGATTGTTTTGTGTTTTTATGTTGGGATGTGTGCATGAACTGGGGGCTAGATGTCCATATCATCTAGACACCtataacttaaaaaataaaaaaatagaaatacgTCTTGAATTATAGAATAACCATTGAAAGGGGTTTCGCATGTAATGAGCACAACCCTTCTTTTCCGTTATGATCAGTCAAAGAAAAAACTTCTTTTCTGCATGCTAAATTCTtctgtgtgtgtgcatgtgtgtctgtgtgtgtgtgtttgtgtgtgtgtgtgtgtgagagagagagagagagagagaccttccAGGAGGGCATCACGGACTTCTTCGATTGTCACATTAAGTGCTCGTAAAAGAATTGATAAATTTTGTGCTTTCTTGGAATCAATTATCTGAATGTACGTCGAAGGTTCAAAGGATTGCAAATCCTTGCGCTCAATCTTATTTTTATCTGCAGCAGGGTAGCCAAATAGACTTTCAATCATCTCTTCATTGAACCTGTAAAATTTTGTATAAAAGTTCAGTGTTCACCAAAGACTGTCGCAATTCTCATTCATCAAAtcaaagtgaattttgaaataaaactATAGCCTTACTGGAATGACCCAGCACTAATCTCATGCCAGACCATTGACTGATCAGGTTTGGCAAGAACTTTATCCCAGAAGAACGGCTTCAACTTGGGTTTTGGAGCTCCAGATTCGTCCCCTCGATCATCTTCCTCACCAGGAGCAGAATGAGCTCGATTATGTGGTCCTTGACGTGAAGGTTGACTCAATTTTGCCTTTGGCGGAAGAGGTGGAGGATGAGCCCCTTTTGGGGGTGGTGGGGGCCGAGgaccaggtggaggaggaggCGGAGCAGGGGATGGAGGAGCTGTTCTTCCAGGGGGAGGTTTTAAGGGAGGAGGCGGCATGGGCGTACTTCTTGGCACATCTGCAGTAGCTGCAGTTGATGCAGCTTCAGCTGGTGAGGATTCAGGAACATCAGCCACCACAGACAAATTGGTAACAAAAGATGGAGTCTGTCCCATTTGGTTAGAGTTAGTTCTTAACTCCTTGTTATTTGAACTTCCTAAACTAATAGACTTCTGTGAAGAACCTGAAAATCAAAGCTAGATTATCAAGACAGCAGAAAAAGAATAAGATTATGATGGCACAACCATAATCGGAATATTACCTGTAGAAAAATCACTCATGCTCAAGGTAAGAAGAGGCCTCTCATCTTTATTTTGCTTAGAACTACCACCTTTAACACAGCAAAAGCAGCATAGTGCAACGAGGACAAGTGCTCCTCCAACAGCAGCGGCAACAAGAACAACCGTTTCCTTTTGATCAGTGTCATGCTTCTTGGGCAGGAGAATTGGTGGAGACTTTTTACCAGCTAGAGGTGGCGGAGGTGAGTGAGCGATTTGTGTTGGGGGAAAGAATGGTTCTGGGGCTTCAGTTGGGGTTTGTGGGTTCAAAGATGGAGAGTTAGCGGGTGCCCGAATAGATGATGCGGGAGCACGAGAAAGTGATTTTACTGCAAGGCTTGGAGGAAAAGCTGGAGACAATGCCGGGGCAGGAGCAGGGCTGGCATCTATCCCTTGAACTGGCCGACCTGCCAAACATCTTCTCGGAACATAAGGCCAACCGAAAAGCAACTCAAGATGCTTCATCAACCAACTCCCAGAGACAGCCCCTCCAACCAAAACACGATGTGGAACTGTTTTCTTTCTCAAGCAATCCAAAAGACTGCGCTGCATTTGTGGAGGCAGAACACGAATAGCATTGTGAATTCTTTTTTTTGCTAATGATATTGAGTGTGGACTGTCATTCGACCCCCATGGAAAATATGGGACTGACTCTCCTTCAAAAATTTCTACCCTCTCCATCAATTCCTGCCTGCAATGAATCCACATCTGCTCGGCCTGCAGTTAGATTATTCTATCAAGTTTTGCTAGTACTTCATTCATTCTATCAATAAGCCATTGAACTAAACCCACAAGTCGATTCTAAATATCTCAACCACATTATATTCATGGTTATCTTTTTTGAGgctttgcattttcattgcagcTCCATAACACATTTACCCCTCAGACAAGATGACAAAACACATACTCAgatcttaaaaaaatatataagtgaAATTAAAATGTGCGTTCGCAATCATTCACCTCAACGCaatcaattcaaatttgaaactgCAAATTGTTTAAGCTTTGCAGATAAAAATCTCCAGTTACCCATGAGCAAACAACAACCCGTTGAGCAactcattcaaattcaaaaaaggaaAGGAATGTGAAGTACCCTTACCGTGTTCTCATCTATCTCCGGAGTGGCCAATCCACGCCCATTCCCAAAAAACATCTGCTCTGTTCTCCTTGTGCCTTCTGCGCTCCCCACCGCTAATGCGCAAagaaatattacaaaaatcaTCCCACAACCCACCCTTCTCGCGTCCATTGATTCCCACATTGTTTTCTTGACATTCACGTATTACCCTTCTCATTTCATCAACAGCTGAATCCTTAGAAACTATGCTCACAAAAGCAAATATAATCAGCCTCCAACCCACAAAACAGAGAAGACGCTTATCTTCCAAgaacaacaaaaaaaatcaaatcaaatcgaCAACCCAAATTTGAATGCGATATAAAAGAATGAAAATCGCATTCAAATGTTCATGCAAATGCTGATATAATAATGTGGATGGCTTCAACACAGGCATTCCAACGAGCATTTTCCGGACGACTGGATGAACATATCCTGCAGAGCTGTGACCCAATGCGGAAGCATGAACGGAATTAAATTTGAAGTGGGTGTTTAACAGAATTATCCAGGAATTCAAAAAGGATTTTGGCCTTTTCTTTCTCGGATTTTCTTTTTCGCTCTTTCGAATGTTTTCCTGTTTTTCGGGGGCGGAAATGAGATTGTCGGGGAAAGAAGACGTGCGGACAACAACGGGGGATGCTCATGGATATTTGTGCTTTTTCGGTTTTGAGCtccattttattatatattttcgCCTTTCCCCCCTAGAAGTTAATGTTATTTATGCTTAGCCCCGCACCAAGCTTTTTCACCAATGTCTCCTTCATctattgttaaagcttgatatacatgatTGCCCACAACCttttagataaaataataatctaacatgatatcagaaTCAAGTTATCAGGAGGTCCTGAGTTTTAATCTTATCGTCTGTCTTTATTTTGTGACATTATTTGTCATCTGTTTATCTCTCTACGTGCTATCGAGCTGCacgcgggggagtgttaaagcttgatatacattgttggcccacaacctaatatcttaaacttttaggtaaaatggtaatctaacatctATTGTCCTAGGAAGTACAATGGACTTGAACATTACATTGCCTAATGTGCAAAATTCTGTAATGGTAACTTTTGTAGGGGTCCTCCATTTAATCTTCGTTTTGGAAGCTCATCTTTTGGGATGAGTCTTGGTTCATTAATGAAGATCACTATTacttcaaggaaaaaaaaaattatatgcacTTGTAGATGCAAATACCATTGCAAGTACAAATTCAATTATAGGAGTAATGTAATATGCACTTGTAGATGCAAGATTATTTGATTAAATTTGAATCTAAGGAAGTTCTTAATTATTTGTTAGGATAAGTGGGGAAGTATTAAAGATTCAAAGTGTAACATTAATTCTAAATCAGAATTTGAATTGATCTAAACAAATTCAAATTTCCTTAGAAAACTACTAACCTTGTGTTAGATTTGATAGGTTATGGTCACGTGAttggaaacataaaattatattatttgtcTTTAATAAGAATTAGTAGTTGTTGAAGATTTGTTTGTTATGGGACGGGCATAGATCGTGGTGTAATGAGCTCTGTGTAAAAATGGTTCATCCAAGCTAAAGGGTTGATAAAAAAATACATACATCTTGGGAGAAGACTCGGTGTTGGTTGATATGTTCATTTCAAAATTCACATTGTATTATCCATTCAAAGTGTGCTCATtgtaatattctagtagtaaGTAAAGAATTGTGTTCTATATACTTGGAAAATCAGGAagagaaaatgt
This region includes:
- the LOC131148728 gene encoding formin-like protein 3 — protein: MWESMDARRVGCGMIFVIFLCALAVGSAEGTRRTEQMFFGNGRGLATPEIDENTAEQMWIHCRQELMERVEIFEGESVPYFPWGSNDSPHSISLAKKRIHNAIRVLPPQMQRSLLDCLRKKTVPHRVLVGGAVSGSWLMKHLELLFGWPYVPRRCLAGRPVQGIDASPAPAPALSPAFPPSLAVKSLSRAPASSIRAPANSPSLNPQTPTEAPEPFFPPTQIAHSPPPPLAGKKSPPILLPKKHDTDQKETVVLVAAAVGGALVLVALCCFCCVKGGSSKQNKDERPLLTLSMSDFSTGSSQKSISLGSSNNKELRTNSNQMGQTPSFVTNLSVVADVPESSPAEAASTAATADVPRSTPMPPPPLKPPPGRTAPPSPAPPPPPPGPRPPPPPKGAHPPPLPPKAKLSQPSRQGPHNRAHSAPGEEDDRGDESGAPKPKLKPFFWDKVLAKPDQSMVWHEISAGSFQFNEEMIESLFGYPAADKNKIERKDLQSFEPSTYIQIIDSKKAQNLSILLRALNVTIEEVRDALLEGNELPTELLQTLLKMAPTAEEELKLRLFSGELSQLGPAERFLKALVDIPFSFKRMESLLFMSSLQEDVSSTKESCETLEVACKELRNSRLFLKLLEAVLKTGNRMNIGTFRGGAQAFKLDTLLKLSDVKGADGKITLLHFVVQEIIRSEGKRAARTLRESHSFSSMTSEDFADDCTHESEDYYRGLGLQVVSGLSNELENVRKASVIDADGLTATVSKLGSSLMKTRDFLNSEMEGIEENSEFHHKLARFVSYAEEEITSLLDEEKRIMALVKSTADYFHGNAGKDEGLRLFMIVRDFLIMLEKACKEVRNSSIKPMRTSTKEAAAAPPSSEPHQTPLADIRQRLFPAIAERRTDNSSSDDESLSP